A genome region from Erigeron canadensis isolate Cc75 chromosome 3, C_canadensis_v1, whole genome shotgun sequence includes the following:
- the LOC122594033 gene encoding scopoletin 8-hydroxylase isoform X1, producing the protein MGNIVIHLTLNVTYYMLPSSLSHAHNSTNGVLLISQKTNKSLKIVDSADDHFRSFRIQRLESQSLNLYIRPCTNREAHPQLKMAPSFNNESSLFNFVVKDGNGVKGLVDAGLTEVPGRYIQPPNDRIINQNAAASLGSMAIDLSELDGANHDQVVKAIAHAAETLGFFQVVNHGVPLELLESLKDAAHQFFNQPSEKKAVYLKGVSPSPLVKYGTSFVPEKEKALEWKDYVSMIYTNDSDALEFWPHECKEVALKYIKTSTEMVKKLLQALIGNLGVKLDESRLNELVGLKMVNMNFYPTCPNPELTIGVGRHSDMGTLTVLLQDGIGGLYVKKGENTSLGNEDWVEIPPIHGALVINIGDALQILSNGRYKSAEHRVRTTSVESRVSVPIFNAPLPVTKIGPLAELVARDGVARYREVIFQEYMNNFFGKSHDGKKSLDFASI; encoded by the exons atggGTAATATAGTTATACATCTAACATTAAATGTTACATATTATATGTTACCAAGCTCTCTCTCACATGCACACAATTCCACAAATGGCGTTCTTCTCATCTCCCAAAAAACTAACAAGTCCTTGAAGATAGTTGACTCTGCAGATGACCATTTTAGAA GCTTCAGAATTCAGAGACTTGAAAGTCAGTCCCTTAATCTCTATATCAG GCCTTGCACAAACAGAGAAGCACATCCACAGCTAAAAATGGCCCCAAGCTTCAATAATGAGAGTTCATTGTTCAATTTTGTTGTGAAAGACGGAAATGGTGTCAAAGGACTAGTGGACGCGGGTCTCACAGAGGTACCAGGCCGGTACATCCAACCACCCAACGACCGAATCATCAATCAAAATGCAGCCGCATCTCTTGGAAGCATGGCCATTGACCTATCAGAGCTCGATGGTGCCAACCATGATCAAGTGGTCAAGGCCATTGCCCATGCTGCTGAGACTCTAGGGTTCTTTCAGGTGGTGAACCATGGTGTTCCATTGGAGCTCCTGGAATCCCTTAAAGATGCAGCCCACCAGTTTTTCAACCAACCATCCGAAAAGAAGGCTGTTTATCTCAAAGGAGTTAGCCCTAGTCCCCTGGTCAAGTATGGGACTAGCTTTGTTCCTGAAAAGGAGAAGGCACTGGAGTGGAAAGACTATGTAAGCATGATATACACCAATGATTCCGACGCGCTTGAGTTTTGGCCTCATGAATGCAA GGAGGTGGCACTCAAGTACATAAAAACATCAACAGAAATGGTGAAGAAGCTACTGCAAGCACTCATTGGAAACCTTGGAGTAAAACTAGACGAGTCAAGACTCAATGAACTTGTTGGTTTGAAAATGGTGAACATGAACTTCTACCCAACCTGTCCAAACCCTGAGCTAACCATTGGCGTGGGGCGGCACTCTGATATGGGAACGCTAACAGTCCTTCTACAAGATGGCATCGGTGGGTTATATGTGAAAAAAGGCGAAAACACATCATTGGGAAATGAAGATTGGGTTGAGATTCCACCCATTCATGGTGCTTTGGTCATCAACATTGGTGATGCTCTACAG ATTTTAAGCAATGGGAGGTACAAAAGCGCAGAGCACAGAGTGCGAACTACTAGCGTTGAGTCAAGGGTGTCGGTCCCTATATTCAACGCCCCGCTACCAGTGACTAAAATTGGACCGCTGGCTGAACTGGTGGCTCGAGACGGGGTGGCTCGATACAGAGAAGTCATATTTCAAGAATACATGAACAACTTCTTTGGGAAATCTCATGATGGGAAGAAGTCACTTGATTTTGCATCTATTTGA
- the LOC122590805 gene encoding pentatricopeptide repeat-containing protein At1g61870, mitochondrial-like isoform X1: protein MASMLKLLRCLNPNHHHFTSLTRFQSGRHLSILLNPNNNSTTTTPLSTKEKSRAALSLLKSEKNPKRIIEICRAASLTPESHLDRIALSIAISKLAASNDFDSIISFINELLRTRPDLNNEKFVAHAIIYYGQAGLLNNAFQLFDEMSQLGIPQNAKSLNALLFSCRSVKEYDEVKRVYRKFPGKYGVMPNLDTYNTVIKSFCESGDSSLCYSVIDEMVGNNCKPNATTFSILIAGFYKEEKFEEVGKVLEVMRKHQVAITIATYNTRIQSLCKLNKTDEAKELLDRLSLSGLKPNSVTHCHLIHGYCKEGELEKAKDLFHKMINSGFKPDSDCYFTLVSYMCKAGDFEEALEVCKQSMEKDWVPNFSTMKLLVMGLVKASKVQEARELVGQMKERFPKNAHMWSEVGESLSALEDT from the coding sequence ATGGCTTCCATGTTGAAGCTGCTTCGATGCTTAAACcctaatcatcatcatttcacTTCTTTGACTCGATTCCAATCTGGCCGCCATTTATCAATCTTGTTAAACCCTAACAATAATTCCACAACCACCACCCCACTTTCCACCAAAGAAAAATCACGAGCCGCtctttctctcctcaaatccgAAAAGAACCCCAAACGCATCATCGAAATCTGCCGAGCAGCTTCACTCACACCCGAATCGCATCTTGATCGCATTGCGCTTTCCATTGCCATTTCAAAGCTTGCTGCTTCAAATGACTTTGATTCTATAATTAGCTTCATTAATGAGCTGCTTCGCACCAGACCTGATTTAAACAACGAAAAGTTCGTTGCTCACGCCATCATCTATTACGGTCAAGCCGGCCTTTTAAACAATGCCTTCcaactgtttgatgaaatgtctcaACTGGGTATTCCTCAAAATGCTAAATCTTTAAATGCTTTGTTGTTTTCTTGTAGGTCGGTTAAGGAATATGATGAGGTTAAACGGGTCTATCGCAAATTTCCTGGAAAGTATGGGGTTATGCCCAATCTTGACACGTATAACACCGTGATCAAGTCTTTTTGTGAGTCTGGTGATTCTAGTTTGTGTTATTCGGTTATTGATGAGATGGTTGGGAACAACTGTAAACCAAATGCGACTACTTTTAGTATTTTGATTGCTGGGTTTTATAAAGAGGAAAAGTTTGAAGAGGTTGGGAAAGTTTTAGAGGTGATGAGGAAACATCAAGTGGCTATAACGATAGCAACGTATAATACGAGGATTCAAAGCCTGTGTAAGCTCAACAAGACAGACGAAGCAAAGGAGCTGCTTGACCGGCTTTCGTTAAGTGGGTTGAAGCCTAATTCGGTAACTCATTGTCATTTGATTCATGGGTATTGTAAGGAAGGGGAGTTGGAAAAAGCCAAGGACTTGTTTCACAAGATGATTAATAGTGGCTTTAAACCGGATAGTGATTGCTATTTTACACTTGTTAGTTATATGTGCAAAGCTGGTGATTTTGAAGAAGCGTTGGAAGTTTGCAAGCAGAGTATGGAGAAAGATTGGGTTCCCAATTTCTCGACTATGAAGTTACTTGTCATGGGGCTTGTCAAAGCTTCGAAGGTTCAAGAGGCCAGAGAGCTTGTTGGGCAAATGAAAGAGAGGTTTCCTAAAAATGCCCATATGTGGAGTGAAGTCGGAGAGAGTTTATCGGCATTAGAGGATACTTGA
- the LOC122594033 gene encoding scopoletin 8-hydroxylase isoform X2, with protein sequence MAPSFNNESSLFNFVVKDGNGVKGLVDAGLTEVPGRYIQPPNDRIINQNAAASLGSMAIDLSELDGANHDQVVKAIAHAAETLGFFQVVNHGVPLELLESLKDAAHQFFNQPSEKKAVYLKGVSPSPLVKYGTSFVPEKEKALEWKDYVSMIYTNDSDALEFWPHECKEVALKYIKTSTEMVKKLLQALIGNLGVKLDESRLNELVGLKMVNMNFYPTCPNPELTIGVGRHSDMGTLTVLLQDGIGGLYVKKGENTSLGNEDWVEIPPIHGALVINIGDALQILSNGRYKSAEHRVRTTSVESRVSVPIFNAPLPVTKIGPLAELVARDGVARYREVIFQEYMNNFFGKSHDGKKSLDFASI encoded by the exons ATGGCCCCAAGCTTCAATAATGAGAGTTCATTGTTCAATTTTGTTGTGAAAGACGGAAATGGTGTCAAAGGACTAGTGGACGCGGGTCTCACAGAGGTACCAGGCCGGTACATCCAACCACCCAACGACCGAATCATCAATCAAAATGCAGCCGCATCTCTTGGAAGCATGGCCATTGACCTATCAGAGCTCGATGGTGCCAACCATGATCAAGTGGTCAAGGCCATTGCCCATGCTGCTGAGACTCTAGGGTTCTTTCAGGTGGTGAACCATGGTGTTCCATTGGAGCTCCTGGAATCCCTTAAAGATGCAGCCCACCAGTTTTTCAACCAACCATCCGAAAAGAAGGCTGTTTATCTCAAAGGAGTTAGCCCTAGTCCCCTGGTCAAGTATGGGACTAGCTTTGTTCCTGAAAAGGAGAAGGCACTGGAGTGGAAAGACTATGTAAGCATGATATACACCAATGATTCCGACGCGCTTGAGTTTTGGCCTCATGAATGCAA GGAGGTGGCACTCAAGTACATAAAAACATCAACAGAAATGGTGAAGAAGCTACTGCAAGCACTCATTGGAAACCTTGGAGTAAAACTAGACGAGTCAAGACTCAATGAACTTGTTGGTTTGAAAATGGTGAACATGAACTTCTACCCAACCTGTCCAAACCCTGAGCTAACCATTGGCGTGGGGCGGCACTCTGATATGGGAACGCTAACAGTCCTTCTACAAGATGGCATCGGTGGGTTATATGTGAAAAAAGGCGAAAACACATCATTGGGAAATGAAGATTGGGTTGAGATTCCACCCATTCATGGTGCTTTGGTCATCAACATTGGTGATGCTCTACAG ATTTTAAGCAATGGGAGGTACAAAAGCGCAGAGCACAGAGTGCGAACTACTAGCGTTGAGTCAAGGGTGTCGGTCCCTATATTCAACGCCCCGCTACCAGTGACTAAAATTGGACCGCTGGCTGAACTGGTGGCTCGAGACGGGGTGGCTCGATACAGAGAAGTCATATTTCAAGAATACATGAACAACTTCTTTGGGAAATCTCATGATGGGAAGAAGTCACTTGATTTTGCATCTATTTGA
- the LOC122590806 gene encoding tobamovirus multiplication protein 1, which translates to MTRMGVGLKLIDDLSSSDWWEMINESRKWQDGIFFTLCAFYALVSAIALIQLIRIEIRVPEYGWTTQKVFHLMNFIVNGVRAIVFGFHLQVFSLHPKVCIWMLLEVPSLLFFSTYTLLVLFWAEIYHQAKSLPTDKLRVVYVSVNAGVYLIQGCLWLYLWLDDSHTVQLLGKIFVAVVSLMAAVGFLLYGGRLFVMLRQFPIESKGRQKKLHEVGSVTGICFTCFLVRCFMDVLSAFDSQASLDVLDHPVLNLFFYMLVEILPSALVLYILRKLPPKRVSAQYHPIR; encoded by the exons ATGACAAGAATGGGAGTGGGTTTGAAGTTGATTGATGATTTGTCATCATCTGATTGGTGGGAGATGATTAATGAATCAAGAAAGTGGCAAGATGGAATTTTTTTCACTCTTTGTGCTTTTTATGCCCTTGTTTCTGCTATTGCACTT ATTCAGTTAATTAGGATCGAAATAAGGGTGCCAGAGTATGGCTGGACGACACAAAAGGTTTTCCATCTCATGAATTTTATTGTGAACGGAG TTCGTGCCATTGTCTTCGGGTTTCACTTACAAGTGTTCAGTTTGCATCCCAAG GTTTGCATTTGGATGTTATTGGAAGTTCCCAGTCTACtatttttttcaacatatactcTACTTGTCCTATTTTGGGCAGAGATATATCATCAG GCTAAAAGTTTGCCAACGGATAAACTTAGGGTTGTTTATGTGTCAGTTAATGCAGGGGTTTATTTGATCCAA GGTTGTCTTTGGCTATACCTATGGTTGGATGATAGCCACACAGTGCAATTGCTCGGAAAGATATTTGTTGCAG TTGTATCACTTATGGCGGCGGTGGGTTTCCTGCTTTATGGAGGAAG GTTATTTGTCATGCTGCGACAGTTTCCAATTGAGTCTAAAGGGAGGCAGAAGAAGCTTCACGAG GTGGGATCTGTGACAGGAATATGCTTTACCTGTTTTCTAGTAAGATGCTTTATG GATGTCCTATCTGCTTTTGATTCACAAGCTTCATTGGACGTACTTGATCACCcggttttaaatttgtttttctaCATG CTTGTTGAGATCCTCCCATCAGCTCTGGTGCTCTACATTCTTAGAAAGCTACCTCCCAAGAGAGTATCGGCCCAATACCACCCTATTCGTTAG
- the LOC122594034 gene encoding probable serine/threonine-protein kinase PBL23, which produces MTQEAENGLPTENNKQKLVAEEVLKHGMISEEDVAELYTFRDLAHATENFNPDLLIGKGGFGRVYKGHLRDNDKAVAVKQLDMIGVHGNPEFLAEVLTLSRLHHPNLVSLLGYCANGHQRLLVYEYMTNGSLEEHLFDLDDNKTPLDWHTRIMIAKGVSKGLAYLHDVADPPIIYRELKSLNVLLDHDMNPKLSDFGLTNFSPKEGEDHISTRVMGTCGYSSPEYAMTGDLTTKSDVYSFGVVFLELISGRRVIDDKRPTDEQNLVIWAKPLLKDHSKIPEVADPLLNGNYPIKCLYQAVAIASMCLQEEASTRPYMSDVVVALEYLATFQDSDDDE; this is translated from the exons ATGACTCAAGAGGCCGAAAATGGCTTGCCAACAG AAAATAACAAGCAAAAGTTGGTAGCAGAGGAGGTACTGAAACATGGGATGATATCAGAAGAAGATGTAGCCGAACTCTACACTTTTCGGGACCTGGCCCACGCTACCGAAAACTTCAACCCTGATTTGCTCATCGGGAAAGGCGGATTTGGGAGGGTTTACAAGGGCCATCTCCGAGACAAcgacaaa GCTGTGGCAGTGAAGCAACTGGACATGATTGGAGTACATGGAAATCCTGAATTTTTAGCCGAAGTCCTCACATTGAGCCGCTTGCACCACCCGAATCTTGTTAGCCTTTTAGGATACTGCGCCAATGGGCATCAAAGGTTGTTGGTATACGAATACATGACCAATGGTTCATTAGAAGAACACCTCTTCG ATTTGGATGACAACAAGACGCCACTCGATTGGCATACAAGGATAATGATAGCTAAAGGAGTCTCGAAAGGGCTAGCGTACTTACATGATGTGGCCGACCCTCCTATCATTTATCGAGAGCTAAAATCATTGAATGTATTACTCGATCATGACATGAATCCTAAGCTTTCCGACTTTGGGTTGACTAACTTTAGCCCAAAAGAAGGCGAGGATCATATATCCACCAGAGTGATGGGGACCTGCGGATATTCTTCACCCGAGTATGCAATGACAGGAGACTTAACGACAAAATCAGATGTTTATAGCTTTGGGGTTGTGTTTCTTGAGTTGATCTCCGGAAGAAGAGTCATCGATGACAAAAGACCAACGGATGAGCAAAACCTCGTTATATGG GCAAAACCATTGTTAAAAGATCACAGTAAGATTCCAGAGGTGGCCGACCCATTGCTAAATGGGAATTACCCGATAAAATGCTTATATCAAGCTGTCGCAATTGCGTCAATGTGTCTACAAGAAGAAGCAAGCACCAGACCGTACATGAGTGATGTCGTTGTGGCTCTCGAGTACCTAGCCACATTTCAagatagtgatgatgatgaatag
- the LOC122590805 gene encoding pentatricopeptide repeat-containing protein At1g61870, mitochondrial-like isoform X2 has product MASMLKLLRCLNPNHHHFTSLTRFQSGRHLSILLNPNNNSTTTTPLSTKEKSRAALSLLKSEKNPKRIIEICRAASLTPESHLDRIALSIAISKLAASNDFDSIISFINELLRTRPDLNNEKSVKEYDEVKRVYRKFPGKYGVMPNLDTYNTVIKSFCESGDSSLCYSVIDEMVGNNCKPNATTFSILIAGFYKEEKFEEVGKVLEVMRKHQVAITIATYNTRIQSLCKLNKTDEAKELLDRLSLSGLKPNSVTHCHLIHGYCKEGELEKAKDLFHKMINSGFKPDSDCYFTLVSYMCKAGDFEEALEVCKQSMEKDWVPNFSTMKLLVMGLVKASKVQEARELVGQMKERFPKNAHMWSEVGESLSALEDT; this is encoded by the exons ATGGCTTCCATGTTGAAGCTGCTTCGATGCTTAAACcctaatcatcatcatttcacTTCTTTGACTCGATTCCAATCTGGCCGCCATTTATCAATCTTGTTAAACCCTAACAATAATTCCACAACCACCACCCCACTTTCCACCAAAGAAAAATCACGAGCCGCtctttctctcctcaaatccgAAAAGAACCCCAAACGCATCATCGAAATCTGCCGAGCAGCTTCACTCACACCCGAATCGCATCTTGATCGCATTGCGCTTTCCATTGCCATTTCAAAGCTTGCTGCTTCAAATGACTTTGATTCTATAATTAGCTTCATTAATGAGCTGCTTCGCACCAGACCTGATTTAAACAACGAAAA GTCGGTTAAGGAATATGATGAGGTTAAACGGGTCTATCGCAAATTTCCTGGAAAGTATGGGGTTATGCCCAATCTTGACACGTATAACACCGTGATCAAGTCTTTTTGTGAGTCTGGTGATTCTAGTTTGTGTTATTCGGTTATTGATGAGATGGTTGGGAACAACTGTAAACCAAATGCGACTACTTTTAGTATTTTGATTGCTGGGTTTTATAAAGAGGAAAAGTTTGAAGAGGTTGGGAAAGTTTTAGAGGTGATGAGGAAACATCAAGTGGCTATAACGATAGCAACGTATAATACGAGGATTCAAAGCCTGTGTAAGCTCAACAAGACAGACGAAGCAAAGGAGCTGCTTGACCGGCTTTCGTTAAGTGGGTTGAAGCCTAATTCGGTAACTCATTGTCATTTGATTCATGGGTATTGTAAGGAAGGGGAGTTGGAAAAAGCCAAGGACTTGTTTCACAAGATGATTAATAGTGGCTTTAAACCGGATAGTGATTGCTATTTTACACTTGTTAGTTATATGTGCAAAGCTGGTGATTTTGAAGAAGCGTTGGAAGTTTGCAAGCAGAGTATGGAGAAAGATTGGGTTCCCAATTTCTCGACTATGAAGTTACTTGTCATGGGGCTTGTCAAAGCTTCGAAGGTTCAAGAGGCCAGAGAGCTTGTTGGGCAAATGAAAGAGAGGTTTCCTAAAAATGCCCATATGTGGAGTGAAGTCGGAGAGAGTTTATCGGCATTAGAGGATACTTGA